Proteins from a genomic interval of Anaerolineae bacterium:
- a CDS encoding ABC transporter permease, translating into MADSKVEGNKVTRLIYYASRVMCHLSRITFNAQRLTLTDRTIAGLIVALALLGWEVALRLNNTPVYLLPAPSDILQKLLENPGPLLLAGGVTLAEALAGLVLGSSIGLALALLLNFWAKLEQGVLSLAILIKATPLIAIAPILTIWLGYGPAPKIVVTALLTFFPVLINALSGFRAVDKAMLDLVRSWDANPWEIFIHLRWPMAQPYLFAALKVVGPLALIGAVVAEWMGASSGLGREMWLAYANLNMPALFAAVFVLTLISITLYQGIILLEKRFLFWQK; encoded by the coding sequence GTGGCAGATAGCAAAGTAGAAGGTAACAAAGTAACCCGGCTTATATATTATGCCTCGCGTGTTATGTGTCACTTGTCACGGATTACATTCAACGCGCAACGGTTAACCCTCACCGACCGCACTATTGCCGGGTTGATTGTGGCTTTGGCGCTGCTGGGCTGGGAGGTGGCCCTGCGGCTCAACAATACGCCGGTCTATCTCCTGCCCGCGCCGTCGGACATTTTGCAAAAATTGTTGGAAAATCCCGGCCCGCTGCTGCTGGCCGGCGGCGTTACCCTGGCCGAGGCCCTGGCCGGGCTGGTGTTGGGCAGCAGCATTGGGCTGGCTCTGGCCCTGCTGTTGAATTTTTGGGCTAAATTGGAACAGGGCGTTCTTTCGCTGGCCATTCTCATCAAAGCCACTCCCCTGATTGCTATTGCGCCTATTTTGACCATCTGGCTTGGTTACGGCCCGGCCCCTAAAATTGTGGTTACGGCCTTGTTGACCTTTTTCCCGGTCTTGATCAACGCCCTCAGCGGCTTCCGGGCCGTAGACAAAGCCATGCTGGACCTGGTGCGATCCTGGGACGCGAATCCCTGGGAGATATTTATTCATCTGCGCTGGCCAATGGCCCAACCCTATCTTTTTGCCGCCCTCAAAGTGGTTGGCCCGCTGGCCCTGATTGGGGCCGTAGTGGCCGAGTGGATGGGTGCCTCCAGCGGCCTGGGCCGCGAAATGTGGCTGGCCTACGCTAACCTGAACATGCCCGCCCTCTTTGCCGCCGTGTTTGTGCTCACCCTCATCAGCATTACGCTCTATCAAGGCATTATCTTATTGGAAAAACGGTTCCTATTTTGGCAGAAATAG